AACGTCCCCGGCGTCACCAAGTGCGGTCCCAAGACGGCCGTCAAATGGCTGGCGTTGCACGGTTCGCTGGACGGCGTCATCGAAAACGCCCACACCATCACGGGCGCCGTCGGCGAGAACCTGCGCGCCGCGCTGGAATGGCTGCCGAAAGGCCGCGAACTGATCACCGTGAAGACGGACTGCGACCTCGTCGGCCACGTCGTGTCGATCGAAGAGACCCTCATCGGCCGTCCGGAAGACAAGGACGCGCTGCGCGACTTTTTCCAGCGCTACGGCTTCAAGACCATGCTGCGCGAGATCGGCGCCGGCAACGCGGCCAAGTACGGCACGCCGGGCGCGCCGGCACCTGCGCTCAATTCGCCGGAAGGCGCCGCGGACACGCAGCCCGGCATGCCGATCATCAAGGGCGAGTACGAGACCGTCACGACGATGGAGGCGTTCGAGCGCTGGCTGGACCTGATCGACAAGGCGGCGCTGACGTCGGTCGACACGGAGACGACGTCGCTCGACCCGATGACGGCCGAGATGGTCGGCATCTCGCTGTCCGTCGAAGCGGGCAAGGGCGCGTACATCCCGCTCGCGCACCGCTACGCCGGCGTGCCGGAACAACTGAACCGCGAAGAAGTCCTGGAACGCATGAAGCCGTGGCTGGAAAACCCGGACAAGCCGAAAGTGGGCCAGAACCTCAAGTACGACAGCCACATCTTCGAGAACCACGGCGTGAAACTGCGCGGCATCGTGCACGACACCCTGCTGCAATCGTACGTGTTCGAATCGCACAAGCCGCACGACATGGACACGATGGCGCTGCGCCACCTGGGCTATACGACCATTCCCTTCGTCGACGTGTGCGGCAAGGGCGCGAGCCAGATCTGCTTCGACCAGGTGGAACTGCAGCGCGCGACCGAGTACGCGGCCGAGGATTCGGACATCACCCTGCGCCTGCACCAGGCGATGATCGGCCACGTGGAAAGCGACAAAGGGCTCGACTTCATCTACCGCAAGATCGAGCTGCCCACGTCCGTCGTGCTGCAGAAGATCGAGCGCAACGGCGTGCTGATCGACGCGGATAAGCTGGCGGCGCAGTCGAACGAACTGGCGGCGCGCATCATGGAACTGGAGCAGCAGGCCTATGAATTGGCCGGCGGTCCGTTCAACCTCGGATCGCCCAAGCAGATCGGCGAGATCTTCTTCGGCAAGCTGCAGCTGCCGGTGATCAAAAAGACCGCGACCGGCGCGCCGTCCACCGACGAAGAGGTGCTGCAAAAACTGGCCGAGGATTACCCGCTGCCGAAGATCCTGCTGGAGCACCGCGGACTGTCGAAGCTGAAATCGACGTACACCGACAAGCTGCCGAAGATGGTCAACCCGAACACGGGCCGCGTGCACACGAACTACGCACAGGCCGTCGCCATCACGGGCCGCCTGGCGTCGAACGATCCG
This genomic stretch from Massilia putida harbors:
- the polA gene encoding DNA polymerase I is translated as MDNTLLLVDGSSYLYRAFHALPDLRSPDGYPTGAMHGMVNMLRRLRADFPAAYIACVFDAKGKTFRDDLYPEYKATRASMPEDLAKQIEPIHEVVRHMGWPILMVEGVEADDVIGTLAAQATARGLKTVVSTGDKDLAQLVNDKVMLINTMSNERLDEAGVLAKFGVPPNRIIDYLTLIGDTVDNVPGVTKCGPKTAVKWLALHGSLDGVIENAHTITGAVGENLRAALEWLPKGRELITVKTDCDLVGHVVSIEETLIGRPEDKDALRDFFQRYGFKTMLREIGAGNAAKYGTPGAPAPALNSPEGAADTQPGMPIIKGEYETVTTMEAFERWLDLIDKAALTSVDTETTSLDPMTAEMVGISLSVEAGKGAYIPLAHRYAGVPEQLNREEVLERMKPWLENPDKPKVGQNLKYDSHIFENHGVKLRGIVHDTLLQSYVFESHKPHDMDTMALRHLGYTTIPFVDVCGKGASQICFDQVELQRATEYAAEDSDITLRLHQAMIGHVESDKGLDFIYRKIELPTSVVLQKIERNGVLIDADKLAAQSNELAARIMELEQQAYELAGGPFNLGSPKQIGEIFFGKLQLPVIKKTATGAPSTDEEVLQKLAEDYPLPKILLEHRGLSKLKSTYTDKLPKMVNPNTGRVHTNYAQAVAITGRLASNDPNLQNIPVRTAEGRRIREAFVAPPGSVIVSADYSQIELRIMAHISEDEAMLRAFAAGEDIHRATAAEIFGVAPSEVQSEQRRYAKVINFGLIYGMSAFGLAQNLGIERGAASNYIERYFQRFAGVKRYMDETRLLAKERGYVETVFGRRLWLPEINSPNGPRRAGAERAAINAPMQGTAADLIKLAMIAVQDWIEQDALRTRMVMQVHDELVLEVPQDELDLVKRKLPELMGGVATLKVPLVAETGVGSNWEEAH